One Glutamicibacter mishrai genomic window carries:
- a CDS encoding deoxyguanosinetriphosphate triphosphohydrolase: MTQIPGYADADSQRWVPEPAKKSYRTAFERDRARVLHSSALRRLSAKTQVVAPNQNDFVRNRLTHSLEVAQVGRELGAALGCDPDVVDTACLAHDLGHPPFGHNGEKALDKLASGIGGFEGNAQTLRLLTRLETKTFRHNGHSAGLNLSRASLDAACKYPWLKADAPEVNGKKTKKFGVYEDDAPIFNWLRNVPEAAPGVVCMEGQVMDLADDISYSVHDVEDAIVGGQLQLRWLKQDLQRERALQVTQEWYLPSTDESDIEAALRRLEVSDEWVSHFDGSRRSMAGLKDMTSQFIGRFAAAALEATRARYGSGHLTRYNASLIVPEETVHEIAVMKGIAASYVMTSEVRQPLYLDQRTLLSELVELLVETGKDNLEPIFAADWEDAADEAAQLRVVIDQVASLTDVSATEWHSYLVKGVAPEAQLF, translated from the coding sequence ATGACTCAGATCCCCGGATATGCCGACGCCGATTCGCAACGGTGGGTGCCCGAGCCAGCCAAGAAGTCCTATCGCACTGCTTTTGAGCGCGACCGTGCTCGGGTGCTGCACTCCTCGGCGTTGCGCCGGCTGAGCGCCAAAACCCAGGTGGTCGCGCCGAACCAGAACGACTTTGTGCGCAACCGGCTCACCCACTCTCTGGAAGTGGCCCAGGTGGGCCGCGAATTGGGGGCGGCGCTGGGCTGCGATCCGGACGTGGTTGATACCGCTTGCCTGGCGCACGATCTGGGCCACCCGCCCTTCGGCCACAACGGCGAAAAGGCGTTGGACAAGCTGGCCTCGGGCATCGGCGGATTCGAGGGCAACGCGCAGACCCTGCGCCTGCTGACCCGGCTGGAAACCAAGACCTTCAGGCACAACGGCCATTCGGCCGGATTGAACCTGTCGCGCGCTTCGCTGGATGCCGCCTGCAAATACCCGTGGTTGAAGGCCGATGCGCCTGAGGTCAACGGCAAGAAGACCAAGAAGTTCGGCGTATACGAGGATGATGCCCCGATCTTCAATTGGCTGCGCAATGTTCCCGAAGCCGCCCCCGGGGTGGTCTGCATGGAGGGTCAGGTCATGGACTTGGCCGATGACATCTCCTACTCGGTGCACGACGTCGAGGATGCGATCGTCGGAGGCCAGCTGCAGCTGCGCTGGCTCAAGCAGGATCTGCAGCGCGAACGGGCCCTGCAGGTCACCCAGGAATGGTACCTGCCATCCACCGACGAATCCGATATCGAGGCGGCCCTGCGTCGCCTGGAGGTCAGCGACGAGTGGGTTTCGCACTTCGACGGGTCGCGCCGTTCCATGGCCGGCCTGAAGGATATGACCAGCCAATTCATCGGGCGTTTCGCGGCCGCCGCGCTGGAGGCCACCCGCGCCCGCTACGGCAGCGGCCACCTGACCCGCTATAACGCGAGCCTGATCGTGCCAGAGGAAACCGTGCACGAAATCGCGGTGATGAAGGGCATCGCCGCCAGCTACGTGATGACTTCGGAAGTGCGCCAGCCGCTGTACCTGGACCAGCGCACCTTGCTCAGCGAGCTGGTGGAGCTGCTGGTGGAGACCGGCAAGGATAATCTGGAGCCGATTTTCGCGGCGGACTGGGAAGATGCGGCCGATGAGGCCGCCCAGCTGCGCGTGGTGATCGACCAGGTCGCCTCGCTCACCGACGTGTCGGCCACCGAGTGGCATTCATATCTGGTCAAGGGCGTAGCCCCTGAAGCACAACTGTTCTAG
- the chrA gene encoding chromate efflux transporter, whose amino-acid sequence MHTAHDYRGTATEVFRAFFKLGVTSFGGPVAHLGYFRDELVVKRRWVDESQYAQLVALSQFLPGPASSQVGFGLGLQRAGWRGALAAFLAFTLPSAVLMAAIAFGASMFTTPLGTSVIAGLKIVAVAIVAQAVMGMAKTLAPDKSRALIAVLAAGSAMLIGGAAGQLLAIVAGAVAGYFFCRAPGSALDGVLDIGVKRSVGIWCLGIFVLLLAGLPLIAAATGEPVLQMIDAFYRSGALVFGGGHVVLPLLHSELVDPGLITEDQFLTGYGAAQVMPGPLFTFASYLGVLSHGGAGSILGAAIALAAVFLPGFLLLAGVLPFFSRLAAWPKGQAMMRGANAAVVGILAAALYDPVFTTSIHSPQAFVLALLGFVLLAVWKIAPWLVVVLTVILAVALGA is encoded by the coding sequence ATGCATACAGCGCACGATTATCGCGGCACGGCCACAGAAGTGTTCCGCGCCTTCTTCAAGCTCGGAGTCACCTCCTTTGGCGGACCGGTGGCCCACTTGGGGTATTTCCGCGACGAGCTGGTGGTCAAGCGCCGCTGGGTTGATGAATCGCAGTACGCCCAATTGGTGGCGCTGAGCCAATTCCTGCCCGGTCCGGCTTCCAGCCAGGTCGGCTTCGGATTGGGGCTGCAGCGTGCCGGTTGGCGCGGGGCGCTGGCCGCGTTCCTGGCCTTCACGCTGCCCTCCGCCGTGCTCATGGCGGCGATCGCCTTCGGCGCTTCGATGTTCACCACGCCGCTGGGCACCTCGGTGATCGCCGGGCTGAAGATCGTAGCGGTGGCGATCGTGGCCCAAGCGGTGATGGGCATGGCCAAAACCCTGGCCCCGGATAAGTCCCGAGCGCTGATCGCGGTGCTGGCCGCCGGATCGGCGATGCTCATCGGCGGGGCGGCCGGCCAGCTGCTGGCCATCGTGGCCGGGGCAGTGGCCGGATACTTCTTCTGCCGCGCACCGGGCAGCGCGCTGGATGGCGTCCTGGATATCGGGGTCAAGCGCTCGGTCGGGATTTGGTGCCTGGGCATCTTCGTCCTGCTGCTGGCGGGGTTGCCGCTGATCGCCGCGGCCACCGGGGAGCCGGTGCTGCAGATGATCGACGCGTTCTACCGGTCGGGGGCGCTGGTCTTCGGCGGCGGGCATGTGGTGCTTCCGCTGCTGCATAGCGAGCTGGTCGACCCCGGGCTGATCACCGAGGACCAATTCCTCACCGGCTACGGCGCGGCCCAGGTCATGCCCGGCCCGCTGTTCACCTTCGCCTCTTATCTGGGAGTGCTGTCCCATGGGGGAGCAGGTTCCATCCTCGGGGCGGCGATCGCGCTGGCGGCGGTCTTCCTGCCCGGGTTCCTGCTGCTCGCCGGGGTGCTGCCCTTCTTTTCGCGTCTGGCCGCTTGGCCGAAGGGGCAGGCGATGATGCGCGGGGCGAATGCCGCGGTAGTAGGCATCCTGGCTGCCGCCCTCTACGATCCGGTGTTCACCACCTCGATCCACAGTCCGCAGGCATTTGTGCTGGCCCTGCTGGGTTTTGTGCTGCTGGCTGTGTGGAAGATCGCCCCGTGGCTGGTGGTCGTTCTCACCGTGATTTTGGCGGTAGCGCTGGGGGCTTGA
- the dusB gene encoding tRNA dihydrouridine synthase DusB — translation MTTLTDAPNDTPTLKLPPLQLGKLTIDTPVVLAPMAGVTNRAFRRLCREYGGGLFVTEMVTARALVERNPESLRIISHDPDEEIRSIQIYGVDPGTVRAAVRMVVDENLADHVDLNFGCPVPKVTRKGGGSALPWKTDLFTSIIEAATSEAAKGDIPLTVKIRTGIDKDHLTYLESAKIARDHGAAAVTLHARTAGQYYAGHSDWDAITTLREAMDDLPVLGNGDIFSAEDAINMVEQTGAAGVMVGRGCQGRPWIFGDLQAAFEGRADRFRPGVRKVADTVYRHGQLLTEFFEDEGKGMRDIRKHIAWYFKGYPVGGEIRSQLAQVPSLAVLRELLDQLDLDLPYPGDAAEGTRGRAGHPKKTHVPDGWLDNRVMSEAHREMIKAAELDISGG, via the coding sequence GTGACGACCCTGACTGATGCGCCGAATGACACCCCCACATTGAAGCTGCCACCCCTGCAGCTGGGCAAGCTCACCATCGATACCCCGGTGGTTCTTGCACCCATGGCCGGGGTGACCAACCGCGCCTTCCGCCGGCTGTGCCGCGAGTACGGCGGCGGGCTGTTCGTCACCGAAATGGTCACGGCCCGCGCCCTGGTGGAACGCAACCCGGAATCCTTGCGCATCATCTCGCACGACCCGGACGAAGAGATCCGCTCCATCCAGATCTACGGCGTGGACCCGGGCACCGTGCGCGCCGCGGTGCGCATGGTCGTTGACGAGAACCTGGCCGATCACGTGGATTTGAACTTCGGCTGCCCGGTCCCCAAGGTGACCCGCAAGGGCGGCGGTTCGGCCCTGCCATGGAAGACCGACCTGTTCACTTCGATCATCGAGGCCGCGACCTCCGAGGCCGCCAAGGGCGATATCCCGCTGACCGTGAAGATCCGCACCGGCATCGACAAGGACCACCTGACCTACCTGGAGTCCGCCAAGATCGCCCGCGATCACGGGGCCGCCGCCGTCACCCTGCACGCCCGCACCGCCGGCCAGTACTACGCCGGGCATTCGGACTGGGACGCCATCACCACCCTGCGCGAGGCCATGGACGACCTGCCGGTTCTGGGCAATGGCGATATCTTCAGCGCCGAGGATGCGATCAACATGGTCGAGCAGACCGGCGCCGCCGGCGTGATGGTGGGACGCGGCTGCCAGGGCCGCCCCTGGATTTTCGGCGACCTGCAGGCCGCCTTCGAAGGCCGGGCAGACCGCTTCCGCCCGGGCGTGCGCAAGGTGGCTGATACCGTGTACCGCCACGGCCAGCTGCTCACCGAGTTCTTCGAGGACGAGGGCAAGGGCATGCGCGATATCCGCAAGCACATCGCCTGGTACTTCAAGGGCTACCCGGTCGGCGGCGAGATCCGCTCCCAGCTGGCCCAGGTGCCTTCCTTGGCTGTCCTGCGCGAGCTGCTCGATCAGCTGGATCTGGACCTGCCGTACCCGGGGGACGCCGCCGAAGGCACCCGCGGACGGGCCGGCCACCCGAAGAAGACCCACGTGCCTGACGGCTGGCTGGATAACCGCGTGATGTCCGAGGCACACCGCGAAATGATCAAGGCGGCAGAGCTGGACATTTCCGGCGGCTAA
- a CDS encoding DUF4190 domain-containing protein codes for MSIQTPTDPGMPFPSTAPKSTAGKGLGIAALVIAILALVLCWVPIVNNVAAILGVIALVLGIVSLVIALKRNGSKGLGIASSVIAIVAIVLVFVTQSFYVKAIDEVASGIEDAADGQVAAPAEVVDQAEDETQVLALGKAANVGEYSVNVSAVNLDAGKAIAKANEFNEKAKGQYVLVDISVVYNGDEEGDAWIDLNPELVGSDASIYDTSTAMVVPAKPATDAPTLSKGGKASYQVVFDVPAEAVADAKIRVTETMSFNDESVLWATK; via the coding sequence ATGAGCATTCAAACACCAACAGATCCCGGAATGCCGTTTCCGTCCACCGCCCCGAAGAGCACTGCTGGCAAGGGGTTGGGCATTGCCGCCCTCGTGATCGCGATTCTCGCGCTCGTCCTGTGCTGGGTTCCGATCGTGAACAACGTGGCAGCGATTCTGGGCGTGATTGCCCTCGTGCTGGGTATCGTCTCCCTTGTCATCGCGCTCAAGCGCAACGGCAGCAAGGGACTGGGTATTGCATCAAGCGTGATCGCGATCGTGGCCATCGTCTTGGTCTTCGTGACCCAGTCCTTCTACGTCAAGGCCATCGATGAAGTCGCCAGCGGCATCGAGGACGCAGCGGATGGTCAAGTAGCCGCTCCTGCAGAGGTCGTAGACCAGGCCGAGGACGAGACCCAGGTGCTGGCGCTGGGCAAGGCCGCCAACGTCGGCGAGTACTCGGTCAACGTCAGCGCCGTGAACTTGGACGCCGGCAAGGCCATTGCCAAGGCCAACGAGTTCAACGAAAAAGCCAAGGGACAGTACGTGCTGGTTGATATTTCGGTGGTCTACAACGGAGATGAAGAAGGCGACGCCTGGATCGATTTGAACCCGGAACTTGTCGGCTCGGATGCGAGTATTTATGACACCAGCACCGCCATGGTCGTTCCTGCCAAGCCGGCGACGGACGCACCAACCCTGTCCAAGGGCGGCAAAGCCAGCTACCAGGTGGTCTTTGATGTTCCGGCAGAAGCCGTGGCGGACGCCAAGATCCGAGTGACCGAAACCATGTCATTCAACGATGAATCGGTGCTCTGGGCAACCAAGTAA
- the dnaG gene encoding DNA primase — MAGLIKREDIDEVRNRTDLREVVESYVTLKSAGIGSYKGLCPFHDERSPSFHIRPQLGTFHCFGCGESGDVIAFIQKMDHSSFTETVELLAARINYELHYEDGGPGPRREDYGKRQRLVDAHKIAEEFFRAQLATEEGAAGREFLAGRGFDPEVTAQFSVGYAPKGWDALLKHLRAKGFADDELKLTGMFSEGNRGIYDRFRGRVMWPIRDLSGATIGFGARKLYEDDQGPKYLNTPETSLYKKSQVLYGLDLAKKQISKSRQIVVVEGYTDVMACHLAGITTAVATCGTAFGTDHIKIARRLLQDDGTGGEVIFTFDGDAAGQKAALRAFEEDQRFIAQTYVCVEPTGADPCDLRLHRGDEAVRELIGLKRPLFEFAIRAELKKFNLNTVEGRVQALRQTAPIVAQIRDSAIRPAYARELAGWLGMNNEDVNRSVGASIKRARLPKNAEQQMPVPAQGAEQPVAAPAFERPDHRDPVMRLERQALEVVIQQPQRLQDEQWQAFYEARFMAPAHSAVHDGIVAASSAGASATSWVEVIRDEVPEQLRSFVSELAVTSIPASDEHSLNRYCADIINGLIELQITHRKAELIGRLQRAEMEPEGEEYAQINRELMELEMRRRILRGT, encoded by the coding sequence ATGGCAGGGCTGATCAAGCGTGAAGATATCGACGAGGTGCGCAACCGCACCGACCTGCGCGAGGTCGTCGAATCCTATGTCACGCTCAAATCCGCGGGCATCGGCTCGTATAAAGGCCTGTGCCCTTTCCACGACGAACGCAGCCCTTCCTTCCACATCCGCCCGCAGCTAGGCACCTTCCACTGCTTCGGCTGCGGCGAATCGGGCGACGTGATCGCCTTCATCCAGAAAATGGACCACTCCTCGTTCACCGAGACCGTGGAGCTGCTGGCCGCCCGGATCAACTACGAGCTGCACTACGAGGACGGGGGACCGGGCCCGCGCCGCGAGGACTACGGCAAGCGCCAGCGCCTGGTGGACGCGCATAAGATCGCCGAAGAATTCTTCCGCGCGCAGCTGGCCACCGAGGAAGGAGCCGCCGGGCGGGAGTTCCTGGCCGGCCGCGGCTTCGACCCGGAAGTCACCGCGCAATTCTCCGTCGGCTACGCGCCCAAGGGCTGGGACGCGCTGCTCAAGCACCTGCGTGCCAAGGGCTTCGCCGATGACGAGCTGAAGCTGACCGGCATGTTCTCCGAGGGCAACCGCGGGATCTACGACCGCTTCCGCGGACGGGTGATGTGGCCGATCCGCGATTTGTCCGGGGCGACCATCGGCTTTGGCGCCCGCAAGCTCTACGAGGATGACCAGGGACCGAAGTACCTGAACACCCCGGAGACTTCCCTCTACAAGAAGTCCCAGGTGCTCTACGGCCTGGACCTTGCCAAGAAGCAGATCTCCAAGAGCCGGCAGATCGTTGTGGTCGAAGGCTACACCGACGTGATGGCCTGCCACCTGGCTGGGATCACCACCGCGGTGGCCACTTGCGGTACCGCCTTCGGCACCGATCACATCAAGATCGCCCGCAGGCTGTTGCAGGATGATGGCACCGGCGGCGAAGTGATTTTCACCTTCGACGGCGATGCCGCCGGGCAGAAAGCCGCGCTGCGTGCCTTCGAGGAAGACCAGCGCTTCATCGCCCAGACCTATGTCTGCGTGGAACCTACGGGGGCGGACCCCTGCGATCTGCGCCTGCATCGAGGGGACGAGGCGGTGCGCGAGTTGATCGGGCTCAAGCGTCCGCTGTTCGAGTTCGCGATCCGCGCCGAGCTGAAGAAGTTCAACCTGAATACGGTGGAAGGCCGTGTGCAGGCGTTGCGCCAGACGGCGCCGATCGTCGCCCAGATCCGCGACTCGGCCATCCGTCCGGCTTACGCCCGCGAATTGGCTGGCTGGCTCGGCATGAACAACGAGGACGTCAACCGCTCGGTGGGCGCATCGATCAAGCGTGCCCGGCTGCCCAAGAATGCCGAGCAGCAGATGCCGGTTCCGGCTCAGGGCGCTGAGCAGCCGGTGGCTGCTCCGGCTTTTGAGCGCCCGGATCATCGCGACCCGGTCATGCGCTTGGAGCGTCAGGCCCTGGAAGTGGTGATCCAGCAGCCGCAGCGTCTTCAGGATGAGCAGTGGCAGGCCTTCTACGAGGCGCGGTTCATGGCTCCGGCCCATTCGGCGGTGCATGATGGGATCGTGGCGGCTTCCAGCGCCGGCGCTTCGGCCACCTCCTGGGTGGAAGTGATCCGCGATGAGGTGCCCGAGCAGCTGCGCAGCTTTGTTTCGGAGCTGGCCGTGACCAGCATCCCGGCTTCTGATGAGCACAGTCTGAACCGCTATTGCGCTGACATCATCAATGGATTGATTGAGCTTCAAATCACACACCGGAAGGCTGAGCTGATCGGGCGTTTGCAGCGCGCCGAGATGGAGCCGGAAGGCGAGGAATACGCCCAGATCAACCGGGAATTGATGGAGCTGGAGATGCGACGGAGGATCCTTCGTGGCACCTAG